One window from the genome of Eucalyptus grandis isolate ANBG69807.140 chromosome 7, ASM1654582v1, whole genome shotgun sequence encodes:
- the LOC104453879 gene encoding agamous-like MADS-box protein MADS2: MGRGRVELKRIENKINRQVTFAKRKNGLLKKAYELSVLCDAEVALIIFSSRGKLHEFCSGPSMAETIEKYQRCSYDVLEMEASQDPKKIQHCYQKYVELKMKVESLQHAQRNLLGEDLVELNMKDLDQLEDKLDKSLRQIRSSKTKFMLGQVDELRKKEDMLLEANNALKRKIEEIDAELQLSWNANAGDRNVIYNNQAAQLQYNFEPLNYNDASQLGFNPMFTEQRNNLASSAQTGTTRYIPGWML; encoded by the exons atgggAAGAGGGAGGGTGGAGCTGAAGAGGATCGAGAACAAGATAAACCGGCAAGTGACGTTCGCGAAGCGGAAGAACGGGCTGCTCAAGAAGGCGTACGAGCTCTCGGTGCTCTGCGACGCCGAGGTCGcgctcatcatcttctccagCCGCGGCAAGCTCCATGAATTCTGTAGCGGCCCAAG CATGGCTGAGACCATCGAGAAGTACCAAAGATGCAGTTATGATGTTCTGGAAATGGAAGCGAGCCAAGATCCGAAAAAGATTCAG CACTGTTACCAAAAATACGTTGAATTGAAGATGAAAGTTGAATCGCTGCAACATGCACAAAG GAATCTTCTAGGGGAGGACCTAGTGGAATTAAACATGAAGGATCTGGACCAGCTGGAGGATAAGTTGGACAAGTCCCTAAGGCAAATCAGGTCTTCCAAG ACTAAGTTCATGCTCGGCCAAGTGGATGAACTTcgcaaaaag GAGGACATGCTACTTGAGGCCAACAATGCCCTCAAAAGAAAG ATAGAGGAGATTGATGCTGAGCTTCAATTGTCGTGGAATGCAAATGCAGGAGACCGAAACGTGATTTACAACAATCAAGCTGCGCAGTTGCAGTATAACTTTGAACCCCTCAACTATAATGATGCATCGCAGCTCGG TTTCAATCCTATGTTTACCGAGCAGCGGAACAACCTGGCAAGCTCAGCTCAAACTGGCACTACTCGGTACATCCCCGGATGGATGCTTTGA